A part of Halictus rubicundus isolate RS-2024b chromosome 4, iyHalRubi1_principal, whole genome shotgun sequence genomic DNA contains:
- the LOC143353466 gene encoding uncharacterized protein LOC143353466 isoform X5 encodes MSQSEDVYAPEEPTPDIPISLLDIQMPETPESTKGQTSDGDMPRLESPRLLKPVLGKVQAKKRLMAFVNKFNVLPKVPNKSSLLQAHSAKAFKTKLGDEKSLQNDSSTSLSVDSDSVQQFHSRHSGSGKSKKKTEEKILAIEEIRREESKSKMLLAEAMAAASLEEENFVNRNGQNLLESVKSIRDRNKQDDNVSRKSSSKSSMENKYSERRRYGREDRSRNRESKDYSSGRERYYKDRDQRRKEKGKKDERNKGDDVSRYEESRDRREDERDRKDDDKDRWEDVREKKGAKEKRESVREKRSLSREKSSEVRDKKEKERDKDKGKEKDITNLSSWLELKKCGITMDDIIDIRRRDYSDRSAKNRTADDYIRLFDQMLLLNDCRLKRYAFTAEGLDGPKEYPPESVRVTKRGRPQLLYSENPRTSLFLSHEQILQTVAGDRREKIREICDTDIARDNAEVAEKPTRVRSWYPKAGICKASEKVKWQFPVNVQLPRSKWDSEDEDRLSNEVERRVEEEEEEEEGEEEESEVKSVDIERGQETFSSRSSVIEDTKNDKTAINEDTESCIAKNVDNDNRQSTSPLLQSTGDEKLASEYEQFMKMVCTDIPASKEFSPKTAPTKSTSPLSYHDFNIEINLPEDNNFAFAEHGEKPEKVDTSNEDTLSSKETRQNVEVPEVEEDHASSAGSRIQVQQSEAVGEKSESDDSRSIPSDWENVRIKVERLSDENSDSREVRKKKRRKKMTSSSDSSSTTSSSDSEEEVKKRKRKRKLSDDYSSASDSNSSESSSSSSDSSSSDDKRKKRRKRKRKAEKRKKKAKRIAKTKKKRRRKVSVDSSNSDSSDNRKKKKAASKKAKEKREHVEKENDNGDTIQKSPLQPCSSMKKIKEERKAESRKRSVEKHNLWSKEQELMRNVISDSGNKAHKNEEKRSKPEERYLEEWEVDSVIMAQQKGESVSKSDMDKIESVEDDFRKADKKDERVKKDERSKKDERLKEKCSSIVKEIIQPGTTIEEEIDVKKKKKRDKENKGSNEFLADWEKLEKQKKEKWGETEFDTLNVLSLTQLEREVNKRQLLADEWEVDSLEAVPDLLVNKKKPSRISKKVEKEVRYDKKTDTYISIDKETSRESKKRQDRLSAMRIWEEEQEEGEREAIMLMEQKHKRKRDEWDIEEETYLREKEERKDSIEKNISAIDSIHKETNEASSDVDACVKQDAIAAKKNKKSRWDIASQAEEKIEHKAPVMWEEECAEWTKLNKFDRKSDKLERADAILPKTKVKDEDVDQQPRKSVSKGADFIDLFSRKSQDDLLEASWTSEEPTRNKSRLKSVENSSQRDIFFNKEQIPPTSIKDPNTTEQLKDMFEIDVKLPTKNIELYSPSSPVPSQKSEDVEQFGNDNSSSLSLKENLMQDKLKKESAVVSDEESISNIPLQIKYREGKYSKSSMMKEEFEEILGMQTDDQSAQKMFLTKGSEPSLADLPINEPCPDTSNYKPLRMDIFAEYESDECRSKLNAKITETVVNSSKSEESTEGKAALKLIPKQLLIRRNNGRGKAKLISDDPMQHAAALLTIQKKLRESHAVRNDMQSVPCEESANDFKIECEKPATVDKKMAGDVVPTEQAIDADVKADSKNLSAIAKTLIMPASESPRAAKVDFNRVEEFKSSEKGVSKEEELKKARFSVKDVSDSETQVRSPSREQRKRSPSKKESEKRVSSDRGKEKREKKFDDRERSERRDGRSSKQDYSEKRRSSPSNSRRRRRSVSPRTSWERERSRSESHSRSWSRSRSKSPKRKDGSFSSRDKRSSRLDEERSRSKADDRRERSTRTPPRSTTASYNKDHFKKYGSSKDRDDWSRRKYDSMERDREKEGRPYDPMEVLRERNADSDRHREGRFRGDETDRSYWPYESENIPRDRNESLESYPNGQDLDLDYEEKVYYRDDSIERDIMEGPLRPASKFPQRRSISGSRRDRQWEKDRESVDLDRHGHSRRPEKPAPMRGRTSPRPRRSSPRVSHDRFRRGSRSRSRSWSRSRSRSRTRSRSRSTSRSRSLRSRSRSRSRSGSRSRTRSTSGSRLRSPDHGLRMPERLRSSRSPSVGRGRAGESSRERKDEHDNRKLDSCGERGRRIETIVQSVSGLARDSAVLDSEMHMADNMETVAAGFQYPNENEVGNEYYYSENNLTYPPCIDDSATSSPKRLSLDDRLELELGIKKQQDTVGVASDYPDNFNTNVCYPSSPQQQQQMLYRQQPTVLQVGNVLQVVPADFNGMPAAHREPTSSSTAPIVRGSSQVVRVGNVLQVVPTSLDWSGGQPSSVEQPAGIMYPATVPQPSPVPSTSISIPVPVPVPMPVPVPTISASTPVPALSPVALPLAVPVPVPGPVPLPVAPAVFPRTEVPAPKTPVQPVYNYEVILETRRKEREERKRLREMRRKEKERRRIERINRRALRMLEKSTMRQTDSGQPKSSSLDPAVLKALRETDEQAETEEQPVPVASEKEEGASVAALPASTEEEDVPVDDDEEEEEEEEPEVEDDEEDEEEPEEDEEEDEDDDEKSSSRMSNRRTEMDDAAVATTSETSNVNLETESKDWPELPPPPLKGILVAPGFRRSLVPNGNLDDLSTPENESDDNGEKEWLDIDKFNESNKEEMGENKSGKSKAQVKIKSKSLKLSIRKRSKKSVQFADGIKPGEGTSPSGGEGDMPSPPPPTAVITRDGVREIRRSSSRKSRKQEKRSRPPKAKKKVKVKIIKLKKPRVTPLTAMMMDDSDELDDRSPPPPPSGSPPPPHLWPSYLSAYNSIARPTEAPSTSSTVANAVVAPPPPTPLPLLIPPPPLNYTIQPCSKA; translated from the exons TGTGTCTCGTAAAAGCAGTTCGAAATCGTCGATGGAGAACAAATATTCTGAGAG GAGACGATACGGTAGAGAAGATCGAAGTAGAAACCGAGAATCAAAAGATTACAGTAGCGGTAGAGAACGATATTACAAGGACAGAGATCAGCGTAGGAAAGAGAAAGGTAAAAAGGACGAGAGAAATAAAGGAGACGATGTAAGTAGATACGAAGAAAGccgggatagaagagaggacgAGAGAGACAGGAAAGATGACGATAAAGATAGGTGGGAGGATGTGAGGGAGAAGAAAGGGGCGAAAGAGAAACGGGAAAGCGTTAGAGAAAAGAGAAGCCTCTCAAGAGAGAAAAGTTCCGAAGTCAGAgataagaaagagaaagaaagagataaggacaaaggaaaagaaaaagatatcACGAATTTGTCTTCGTGGTTGGAGCTGAAGAAGTGTGGTATAACGATGGATGACATCATAGACATCAGAAGGCGCGATTATTCGGACCGATCAGCGAAGAACAG AACAGCTGATGATTACATACGTTTGTTTGACCAAATGTTACTGTTAAATGACTGCCGTTTAAAACGGTACGCTTTCACCGCTGAGGGACTGGATGGACCTAAAGAATACCCGCCTGAGTCAGTGAGGGTGACCAAAAGAGGAAGACCTCAGTTGCTTTATTCAGAGAATCCTCGCACCTCGCTCTTCCTGAGTCACGAACAGATCCTCCAGACCGTCGCCGGTGATCGACGCGAGAAAATACGGGAGATATGTGACACGGATATTGCACG AGACAATGCAGAAGTCGCTGAGAAGCCTACGCGTGTTCGCAGCTGGTATCCAAAAGCGGGCATATGTAAGGCCAGCGAAAAGGTGAAATGGCAGTTCCCTGTCAACGTGCAATTGCCTAGATCGAAATGGGACAGTGAGGACGAAGACAGGTTGTCCAACGAGGTAGAGCGacgagtagaagaagaagaggaagaggaagaaggagaagaagaagaaagcgaAGTGAAATCAGTCGACATAGAGCGAG GTCAAGAGACATTTTCTTCGCGTTCAAGCGTAATAGAGGACACCAAAAACGACAAGACAGCCATCAACGAAGACACGGAATCGTGCATCGCCAAGAACGTTGACAATGACAATAGACAATCAACGTCCCCGCTGCTACAGTCTACGGGCGACGAAAAATTAGCGTCGGAATACGAGCAATTTATGAAGATGGTTTGCACCGATATCCCAGCGTCGAAGGAGTTCTCTCCGAAAACGGCTCCAACGAAGTCCACCTCGCCATTGAGCTACCACGACTTCaacatagaaattaatttaccaGAAGACAATAACTTCGCGTTTGCAGAACACGGTGAGAAACCAGAAAAAGTTGACACGAGCAACGAGGACACGCTCAGCAGTAAGGAGACCCGTCAGAATGTTGAAGTGCCGGAAGTTGAAGAAGACCATGCGTCATCGGCCGGTTCCCGCATCCAGGTGCAGCAGAGCGAAGCAGTGGGGGAGAAGAGCGAATCCGACGATTCAAGATCGATTCCCAGCGACTGGGAAAACGTTCGAATCAAAGTAGAGCGCTTGAGCGACGAAAACTCGGATTCGAGAGAGGTCCGGAAGAAGAAACGACGGAAGAAGATGACATCTAGCAGTGACTCGTCCAGCACGACCAGTTCATCGGACTCGGAGGAGGAggtgaaaaagagaaaaagaaaacggaaattGTCCGACGATTACTCCAGCGCCTCGGACTCCAACAGCAGTGAGagcagcagcagtagcagcGATTCTTCAAGTTCGGATGACAAACGGAAGAAGAGAAGGAAGAGAAAACGGAAGGCcgagaagagaaagaagaaggcGAAGCGGATAgctaaaacgaagaagaagcgaAGAAGAAAAGTCAGCGTTGATTCCAGCAACAGTGACTCGTCCGACAAccggaagaaaaagaaagcgGCGAGCAAGAAAGCCAAAGAAAAGCGGGAACACGTCGAGAAGGAAAATGATAACGGGGATACGATACAAAAGTCTCCTCTGCAGCCTTGCTCGTCGATGAAGAAGATCAAGGAAGAGAGGAAAGCCGAATCTAGAAAGAGGTCCGTGGAGAAGCACAATCTTTGGAGCAAGGAGCAAGAATTGATGCGAAACGTTATTTCCGATAGTGGTAACAAAGCTCATAAGAACGAGGAGAAGAGGAGTAAGCCCGAAGAGAGATACTTGGAGGAATGGGAAGTGGATTCCGTGATCATGGCGCAGCAGAAAGGGGAGAGTGTATCGAAGAGTGACATGGACAAGATAGAGAGTGTCGAGGACGACTTTCGAAAGGCAGACAAGAAGGACGAACGGGTCAAGAAGGATGAGAGGAGCAAGAAGGATGAACGTTTGAAGGAAAAGTGTTCGAGTATTGTTAAGGAGATTATACAACCTGGTACGACCATCGAAGAGGAGATCGatgtaaagaagaaaaagaagagggaCAAAGAGAACAAAGGCAGCAATGAATTTTTAGCCGACTGGGAGAAGCTGGAGAaacagaaaaaggaaaaatggggagagACTGAATTCGACACGCTGAATGTACTGTCTCTGACACAACTCGAGAGAGAGGTGAACAAGAGGCAGCTGTTGGCGGACGAGTGGGAAGTCGACAGTTTGGAGGCTGTGCCGGATTTGCTGGTCAACAAGAAGAAGCCCTCGCGCATTTCGAAGAAAGTGGAAAAAGAGGTTCGGTACGACAAAAAGACAGACACGTACATCTCCATAGATAAAGAGACATCTAGGGAAAGCAAAAAAAGGCAGGACAGGCTCTCGGCGATGAGAATCTGGGAAGAGGAGCAGGAGGAGGGCGAACGGGAAGCCATAATGCTGATGGAACAGAAACATAAGCGGAAGAGGGACGAGTGGGACATAGAGGAGGAAACCTATTTGCGTGAGAAAGAGGAACgcaaggatagcatagaaaaaAATATCTCTGCGATTGATAGCATTCATAAGGAAACAAATGAAGCCAGCAGCGACGTGGATGCATGTGTGAAGCAGGATGCAATTGCTGcgaaaaagaacaaaaagagtcGCTGGGACATAGCATCGCAAGCCGAGGAGAAGATAGAACACAAAGCTCCGGTTATGTGGGAAGAGGAGTGTGCAGAATGGACAAAGCTAAATAAATTCGACCGTAAAAGTGATAAGCTAGAGCGTGCTGATGCCATTTTACCTAAAACCAAAGTAAAAGATGAAGACGTAGATCAACAGCCAAGGAAGTCTGTGTCTAAGGGTGCGGATTTTATTGATCTGTTCTCGAGGAAGTCTCAGGACGACCTATTGGAGGCGTCGTGGACCTCGGAAGAGCCCACAAGAAACAAGTCGCGTCTGAAAAGCGTGGAAAACAGCTCGCAGAGAGACATATTCTTCAACAAGGAGCAAATACCTCCGACGAGCATAAAGGATCCAAATACTACCGAGCAACTGAAAGACATGTTTGAAATAGACGTGAAGTTACCTACCAAAAATATAGAATTGTACAGTCCTAGCTCCCCGGTACCGTCACAGAAGTCTGAG GATGTTGAACAGTTTGGAAACGACAACTCAAGTTCTTTGAGTCTCAAGGAAAACCTGATGCAAGACAAGTTGAAGAAAGAGAGCGCTGTCGTATCTGACGAAGAATCCATTTCGAATATACCTCTCCAGATCAAGTACCGTGAAGGAAAGTATTCAAAGTCTTCTATGATGAAGGAAGAATTCGAAGAGATTCTAGGGATGCAGACGGACGATCAGTCGGCCCAAAAGATGTTCCTAACGAAAGGGTCGGAGCCTTCTCTCGCTGATCTCCCCATCAACGAACCATGTCCTGACACCAGCAACTACAAGCCATTGCGGATGGATATATTCGCCGAATACGAATCCGACGAGTGTCGCAGTAAACTGAATGCCAAAATTACCGAGACGGTGGTGAACAGCTCCAAAAGCGAGGAATCGACGGAGGGAAAAGCAGCTTTGAAGCTGATTCCCAAACAGCTGCTTATACGTCGCAACAACGGACGTGGGAAGGCGAAACTGATCTCGGACGACCCTATGCAACATGCTGCCGCCCTTCTAACAATTCAGAAAAAGCTCCGAGAGTCTCACGCCGTGAGGAACGACATGCAGAGTGTGCCCTGCGAGGAATCCGCCAACGATTTCAAAATTGAATGTGAGAAACCGGCGACAGTAGACAAAAAAATGGCCGGGGATGTCGTACCTACCGAACAAGCTATCGACGCCGATGTTAAAGCGGACTCCAAAAATTTATCTGCAATAGCGAAAACATTAATTATGCCCGCATCAGAGTCACCGAGAGCCGCGAAGGTCGATTTCAATCGTGTAGAAGAGTTCAAGTCCAGCGAGAAAGGGGTTAGCAAGGAGGAAGAGCTTAAGAAAGCTAGGTTCAGCGTCAAAGACGTCAGTGATAGCGAGACTCAGGTCAGATCGCCCAGCAGGGAACAAAGGAAGAGAAGTCCGAGTAAAAAGGAAAGTGAGAAACGAGTCAGCAGCGATCGAGGtaaggaaaagagagagaagaagtTTGATGATAGAGAGAGGAGCGAAAGGAGAGACGGTAGAAGCTCGAAGCAGGATTACTCTGAGAAGAGGAGGTCCAGTCCGTCGAATAGTCGCAGGAGACGAAGAAGCGTCAGTCCGCGTACGTCctgggaaagagagagaagtcGCAGCGAGAGTCATAGTCGTAGCTGGAGTAGAAGCAGAAGCAAGAGCCCAAAGAGGAAGGACGGGTCGTTTTCGAGCAGAGATAAGAGGAGTAGCAGACTCGATGAAGAAAGGTCTAGGTCGAAAGCagacgataggagagagagGTCTACTAGGACTCCTCCCAGATCTACCACTGCCTCGTATAACAAAG ACCACTTCAAGAAGTATGGTTCCTCTAAAGACCGTGACGATTGGAGCAGAAGAAAGTACGATTCCATGGAAAGAGACAGAGAAAAGGAGGGAAGGCCATACGATCCCATGGAGGTTCTAAGGGAGAGGAACGCAGACTCCGATAGACACAGAGAAGGTAGATTTCGAGGGGACGAGACGGACAGATCCTACTGGCCCTACGAATCCGAAAACATCCCACGGGATAGAAACGAGTCATTGGAGTCTTATCCCAATGGCCAGGATTTGGATCTTGACTATGAGGAGAAGGTTTATTACAGAGACGACAGTATTGAAAGGGACATCATGGAAGGTCCTCTCCGACCTGCATCTAAATTCCCACAAAG GCGAAGCATATCTGGCTCGAGAAGAGACAGACAAtgggagaaagacagagagtCGGTGGACCTAGACAGACACGGCCACTCTAGAAGACCGGAAAAGCCGGCGCCGATGAGAGGTCGTACTTCTCCTCGGCCAAGACGTTCCTCGCCGAGGGTGTCTCACGATCGTTTCAGGCGCGGATCAAGATCGCGGTCCAGATCATGGTCTAGGTCGAGATCTAGATCGCGAACACGGTCGCGTTCACGGTCAACGTCGAGGTCGAGGTCGCTGCGATCTAGGTCACGATCGAGATCCAGATCGGGATCGCGATCACGGACCAGATCCACTTCGGGGTCTAGACTGAGGAGCCCGGATCATGGTTTGAGGATGCCAGAACGATTGCGTTCATCCAG ATCACCCTCTGTGGGAAGGGGCAGAGCCGGCGAAAGCTCGAGGGAAAGGAaggatgaacacgataatagAAAGCTAGATAGCTGCGGCGAAAGGGGTAGACGCATTGAAACGATTGTTCAGTCGGTTTCCGGGCTGGCTAGGGACTCAGCCGTGTTAGACTCGGAAATGCACATGGCCGACAATATGGAGACGGTCGCGGCTGGTTTCCAATATCCCAACGAGAACGAAGTTGGAAACGAATACTATTATAGCGAGAATAATTTGACCTATCCTCCGTGCATTGACGACTCAGCCACGAGCTCGCCGAAACGTTTATCCCTCGACGATAG GCTGGAACTCGAACTGGGAATTAAGAAGCAACAGGACACTGTGGGAGTAGCCTCGGATTATCCAGATAACTTCAATACTAACGTCTGCTATCCATCTTCGCCTCAGCAGCAACAACAAATGCTCTATCGTCAGCAACCTACCGTATTACAA GTGGGCAACGTGTTGCAAGTTGTGCCAGCAGACTTCAACGGGATGCCTGCTGCGCACAGGGAACCCACGAGTTCCTCAACGGCTCCAATAGTCAGAGGTTCCAGCCAGGTAGTGCGCGTAGGTAATGTCCTCCAAGTGGTACCCACGTCGTTAGACTGGAGTGGCGGGCAGCCCTCGTCAGTGGAGCAACCGGCAGGGATAATGTACCCCGCCACAGTTCCACAACCTTCTCCAGTTCCTTCAACCTCCATATCCATACCTGTTCCAGTTCCTGTACCCATGCCTGTGCCTGTACCCACTATAAGCGCATCCACGCCTGTGCCTGCACTGTCCCCGGTTGCACTGCCACTTGCTGTTCCTGTACCGGTCCCCGGACCTGTTCCGCTTCCTGTGGCGCCAGCGGTGTTCCCCAGAACGGAAGTGCCGGCGCCAA AAACGCCAGTTCAGCCAGTGTACAACTACGAGGTCATATTAGAGACTCGACGCAAAGAAAGGGAGGAGCGCAAACGATTGAGGGAGATGAGGAGGAAGGAGAAGGAGCGAAGACGGATAGAGAGGATCAATCGACGCGCCCTTCGGATGTTAGAGAAGAGCACCATGCGCCAGACCGACAGTGGTCAGCCGAAGTCTTCGAGTCTGGATCCTGCGGTGTTAAAGGCTCTTCGAGAAACCGATGAGCAAGCTGAAACGGAAGAGCAACCTGTTCCTGTGGCTTCTGAAAAGGAAGAAGGCGCGTCGGTTGCTGCGCTACCTGCTTCAACGGAGGAGGAAGACGTACCTGTCGACGACGatgaagaggaggaagaggaggaagagccTGAAGTGGAGGACGAcgaggaggacgaagaggaACCAGAAGAAGACGAGGAAGAGGACGAAGATGATGATGAAAAGTCGTCCTCGAGGATGAGCAATCGACGCACCGAAATGGACGATGCTGCTGTAGCAACGACTTCTGAAACGAGCAATGTCAACCTCGAAACAGAGTCGAAAGATTGGCCAGAGTTGCCTCCACCGCCTCTTAAAGGAATTTTAGTCGCCCCAGGCTTCAG AAGATCTCTGGTGCCTAATGGTAACCTGGATGACTTATCCACCCCTGAAAATGAGAGCGACGACAATGGGGAGAAAGAATGGTTGGACATAGACAAATTCAACGAATCCAATAAGGAGGAGATGGGAGAGAATAAGTCGGGCAAGTCGAAGGCTCAAGTCAAGATTAAGTCGAAATCGTTGAAGCTAAGCATACGGAAGAGGAGCAAGAAGTCAGTTCAATTCGCGGACGGTATCAAACCGGGAGAGGGTACGAGTCCTAGTGGAGGTGAAGGGGACATGCCTTCTCCTCCGCCTCCTACGGCTGTGATTACCCGGGATGGGGTCCGTGAGATTCGAAGGTCCAGCTCCAGGAAGAGCAGGAAGCAGGAGAAGAGAAGTCGACCGCCTAAGGCCAAAAAGAAAGTGAAG GTGAAGATCATCAAACTGAAGAAGCCACGCGTCACTCCCTTAACGGCGATGATGATGGACGACTCGGACGAGTTGGACGACCGATCTCCGCCACCGCCACCATCAGGATCACCACCACCCCCGCATCTATGGCCAAGTTATCTGTCAGCTTACAATTCCATTGCTCGACCCACCGAAGCTCCATCTACGTCATCTACGGTTGCTAACGCTGTGGTGGCTCCTCCACCACCGACGCCCTTGCCTCTTCTAATTCCCCCACCACCCCTGAATTATACGATACAACCTTGTAGTAAAGCATAA